The Loxodonta africana isolate mLoxAfr1 chromosome 6, mLoxAfr1.hap2, whole genome shotgun sequence genomic interval TGTCACCTTATGAACAatataaagaatgtaaaaaacattaaaaagcttTATTTCTCTTATTAGACAATTATTAAGGTAATTTTTCTGatccaaaagccaagaagtatgaCGATCATAAAATATTGAGACAGGATGCCTCTGAATACGAATCTTTTTGTATCTCTGGGCTTGACTGTATTTGCCTaaacttatactaaaaaaaacctTATACTAGGcttgttttattcatctttgcacACACTGTAGTTTGGCAGTTCATACACAGTAgctacttaataaatgtttaaataaatctCTACCAGAAAAAATCTTCTAGCAGATGTGGTATTTAGTTTAAGTATGAGGAAGACTTCTGAAAAGTTATCAGGGAGTTTCAGCTGTTGAGATGTATACAGTCATTTGACCACATCTTACAAAGTATGACAACTTTATAAAGTAACTCCTATTTAATTGCGTACTTACCGCACTGGTAATGGTGTGAAACTATTTACAAGCACTATCTCATCTGactttcacaacaaccctatgaggcaagtATAACTCAATTTTACTCATGATGAAACTGAGGTACAGTTCCAAACCTACTTACAAATCTTCAGAAGTGGATCGGGGgtatctgtattttaaaaaactcCAGTGAATGATTTTGATCAGCAGCCATGGTTGAGAACCAATGTTAAGCAACCTACTTAAGGTCAGTTTGAGCCAATATTCAAATCTTAGGCTTCTTAAAATCCAAAGCCAACGTTCTGGACCCTTACTAAATGTCAAGAACCATGCTAAAAACCTCTCTCATTTAATCTTAATAAAATCACATGGTAATGTCTAATAAAGCCTGTGAGTCTGCCATATCACCATATAAGCAAAAGGAGAGGATACTACAGGTGAGGTGGCCTGTCCCAGAACCTTGGGGTCAGGATAGCTTAGAAGAACAGACACATCCCTGCCCCCCAAAAAGGAGGTCTTTGCTCACCCCCTTTGACTAACACACCAGTATAAGTTGCAGAAGAAAACAGTTTTCCAGTAGCCCCACACTCTCCAGCTTGAAATATTTACCACCTACTTCTTTTTTTCACCTTCCTCCaacaattattaaaattaattccatCATACTTCACAACCTATTGGTCTATGTCACCAAACTATCATTATCAGACCTTACATCCAATTTCCTACCCTTTTCATCCTATTACTAATTTCTACTATGCCCCTCTGGTACTAAGGGTTTAACATCAGTAAATTCCTCTACTGAACAACTTCTGTTTTGAATGATCATTCAACTTCATTCCTGAACCACAGTATCCCCAGACTGATACCACTTCTCctgtagccatttttttttcacaGCTCCTTTTACCTCAGGACCAAAAAGTGGGGTAGATTCCTCTAGCCACTGTCGTTTCCAAACCTTTAAGTAAGCCCCTCATTCATTACTGACTTGAGCACCTGGCTCAGTCATCTTTACCAAATCACTTCTTGGCTATTTCAACATCAACATACATCATTCACTTTGGATTCTTACTTCCTCAACATCTTCTAATATTACCCTTCCCACTTCAGCTACTCACTCTATGGTTACACCCTTGATCCTGTCATCACAACTTAGTCTACTACCTCTAAGTCTATACTTTAAACAAACTCTCCTCCTGTGTACCTACAATTTCTTATTCCAGATTACCTACTGTAGCAACAGTCTTCAATGCCAATAAAACTTGCATGCCACCACTTTCTTACTGCATACTCCCTGATGCTCTTAACTCCCCTCCTGATTTTAATTCCCATGATCACCACATTTATGCTCTCACTGATACCTTTAACTCCCTTCATCATATTTGCCTGGCAAAGGTCCTGCTCAACTCAGCTGAACCTGAATCCGTGTCTGTATCCAAACATTTGAAAAcggcttaacaacaacaaaaaggaaaagtagTGTGCATAAGTGTCTCACTTTAAATTCATGGCCATAGATTTCACGGACATTAACACTACTGTATttcttttgtatactgttttcCTCATACATAAAAACTTCCTACACTTGTCTTCTGGCAGCTAAAAACCTTATCCCACACTTCACTAAGAATATAGAAGCAATTATACAGGAATTCATGCATTTTGCCACCAAAGCTACAAACTAACCAAATACTCATATCTATACTAACTAGCCTTCCATAGATGAAGTATACCTTTTTCTATCAAAGGCCAGCCACTCAACTTAGGCTCTGGATCCcatctcctttctctcttctcatcATTCTTCCCTCTCTACTGGATCTCTCGTTAACATAAAAACATAACCTAAAATCTCctacctcaaaataaaaacaaaaacacttctcATGAGCccaccccactgctgttgagtcgattcctgccCTATTTCTCCAATCTCCTTAACAATAAAACTTGTTGAAAGAGGGCCCTAGGTCGCTATCTCCCTTTTGCTTACCACCTTTTACATCCTTAATCCAGTCTAACCAGGCTTATGATCTATCTCATCATTCCACTGAGACTGAGGCCACCAAGGACTCCATGCCATGAATCCAATCCTCATTTCTTTGTTCCTATTTTACTTGACCTGTTAACAGTTCCTGACTGGGTTGATAAGATCCTCCTTGAAAAATTTCCTTCTTTTGGTATGCATACTACTACACATGCCTAGTTTTCTTCCTACCTAACAGTAGGCTGCTCCTCAAATCTCCTCCTCTGCTCTAACATTTCTTTTGTATCTGCTCTCTCCTTAGGTGATCCTATTTAATCCCAAAACTTTGGATATTATTTATGTGCTCATGATTCCCAAAACTTTGAACCCTATAGTCTCCTGAAACACTAGGCTTGTCTAGCTAACTGCCTACTTGGTATTTCCATGTGGTTACCAAATAAGCAGATCAAATACAACGTGTTTTGTAAAACAAAACGATTCCCTATACCAAACCTGTTCCATTCTCAGTCCTTCTTATCTTAGTAACTAGCATCACCATTCACCTagctatttaaaaaaagtttttttaattgttctttctaCCTCATTCCACCGTATCAAATCCATCGGTAAGTCTTACACAATCAACCTCAAAAGTAAATCAAAAATCcatccatttcctcttcctccaCCACGTCCTAACCATCACCATCTCCTACAAGTACTACTTTCCTGCCCTCAAAGTCTTCCTGTCCACTTAGATAAAAATCTAAGCTTTGTATCTTAGCTTTAAAGTCTTATGAGTTAGCCTCTGCAAAACTCTGATCTCAACTGTATCACACCTCACTTCGCCTACACTGTGCAGCTCAGCTCCTCAAACACACCTATTTTACTCCCAACTTAAAGCCCTTGCACTAGTTGTTCCTTCTGCTAAAATGCTCTTCCCCCTCATTCTGGACTAGACAGCTACTTATCATTTCGCTCTTGGTTTAAACGTCATTACCTCAGCAAAACACTCCCTCAACACCCAAGAGCACCACAAGAGCAGGATCTTGTCTGTCTTATTCACCACTCTACTTCTCACATCTAGATCTATGACTGCTTCCTAATAGGCACTCAATGAAGGAATGAATCCTAATTTGATAAACGAGTCAACAACATTAGAGACAAtctttctcaaggtcacacagctggtaggtAGACAAGTATACATTTCTCTGAtgatacacaaaaacaaaaaaccaaacctgttgtcacagaatcgattccgattcatagcgaccctataagacacagcagaactgtcccatagggtttccaaggagtgactggtggatttaaattgtatgctttctggttagcagctgagctcttaactactgtggcaccagggctccaaccaatCACAAATTATAATTGTATTACACATGTATGAAAAACTAAGAAGTTGTTGGTTAAATGAAATATAAGAAACATTGTTATAAATTAAATTTATAGTGCATCTGTTcgatttaaaaaatgattaagaCAAGACTAAATTCAGCAATCAATAAACAATCACAAAACTATTAACTAAAATGCACACATTCATCTCTTGGAAAAGTTCCGAATAGAAAaggtaaatcttaccagagttaaTTTTGGCCTGTAACCACTTTTTCATACACTCTTGGTGGACATACTGCAAACTTCCTGTGCATTTGCATGGTTCTATCAGCAAGTTAGATGATGATGCAGCTGCCATCTGACAAATTCTACATAAGtcaccttcttcttcttcagaGTCTTCTAGAAGAAGGCTGGAAAAGAGGGCATATTTCCCAAACACAGCTATCTTAACTCATCCCAGTTGATTATTTCCAGTCATACATAATCCCAAACAATATCTCTTTTTTTACTACTTCAACTCATATTCTTgccaggtggaaaaaaaaaaaacagtaatagtcataaacaacagcagcaacaatcaCCATGAAACATGTTTCATTAAGGATGAAAGTTACAGTAAATATTTTAACCTCCaccctctgaaaaaaaaaaaaaaatcaaacccactgccattaagtaaattcctactcatagcgacacagCAGgataaagtaaaactgccccgcagggtttccaaggctataaatctttacgaaagcagattgccacatctttctcctgaggagcagttggtgggtttggaccgccaatctttcagttaacagccaagcacttaaccactgcaccaccaggactcctttacttATCTTCAAATTATTTAAGTAATTTTGTCTTTGATACCCCAGTTTAAGTTGTAGATTCCTCACAATCGCTTTACAAGTATGCTTAAgagattttaatttcttcagtatgACAGACTACTTCAGGTCCAAAAGTGTAAGAATAATGTACTTATATACTCATAACTTTTGCCCCTCCACCCCCCCAAAATTAGCCAATTTCAATTAAACAGATACTGATTTGTGATTTTTCATTTGTATGTTATAAAAAAGCTAATTTCCCATGTTTACACTGACAAGCTTTTTGAATTACaacacagtaaaaaaacaaaaaaagtagatTTTTAAGTTTTCCATTCTTCTTGCCCCAGCAATCTATTAAATAATCCTGATTGTTTTTTTAAGGGTAGGCTTTTAAAGAATGAGCCACTTTCCAATAACCTATGGCTCCTATTTAATAGGCCAACATGTACTGCTTAAGTGCAAAATAATAGTTATATAATAAGTAATTTTTCTCTAAAATCCCTATTGCCTTAGCTCACTGCTGACATGaaataggtactcagtaaattaATGATACTGAATGCTGAACTGTCACTAAAATACAATTGGGACTATATGGGTTCCTAAATCAATTTAAGAAACACTCTTGTAATCCATTCCTCTGTGTATACAACTGTTGGGTGAGTTTCATGCCCTGGTGTAATCAGAGACATGGCCTCAAGCTTAAGTGTTCTGCAAGGCTGAAAACATGGTATTTAtgttttgtctttaattttctccCCTTCATAGTCTGttgttttttacttaaaaaatccAGTTTTTCTTTTAACACTCTGATTAACTGTAGAGTGTCTTACGTGCTTAATATATGAGACACAAACACACTAACACTCCTGCCATAATAATCATAAATGCTGCTTTTTAAACCAGGCaggataatgaaaacaaaaaaacttgttgctgtggagctgattccgactcatggcaaccccatgtgttacagaatagaactgctccatagtgttttcttggctgtaatctttacagaagcagatcaccaggtctttcttccatggcactgctgggtgggttcaaattgccaacccttaggttagtagttgagcacaaaccatttgtaccagacAAGGTAGTGCTGGGTTAACCTGTTTGTCTCTGGAGATCACTAAACCAATGCTTTGCCTTCTATTTATACTGCTGCATTCAAATTAACCTAACTTTGAGAGCAAGACACCTAATAGTTACTATACTTCTCACCAGATGTGCTTGCAATCAGAGGAAGTTGCCATAATCAACTGGTGCAAAAGCTAACAGTACCAAAGTAGAATAAATCTCTTTCTACAAGAACATAATCTATAAGTTTTAAAAGCAGGAAGAGAACAGTTAAATGGTCCAACTTGTCCTACATGAGGAACAACGGGAGTACAGCAAGCAGGCCAATGTCTAACATCTCAGGAAGAGTGTAAAGCTCCCTTTATCACCAGAGTTGGATTTGAATGCATTTCTTGTTACAGCACAAAAACTctacaatggcagtaacaacaaTGCTTCCAAACAACTCTAATACATGAGACCtttatgcaaaagaaaaaataaaaaaccaccaGAACCTTTGCTTTATATAAGCCTTTTCTTCCTATTATTTCACATGTACTATCTCATCCCATTTTAAcataaaaactattttaatagATGAAAAACTAAGTAACAAGGCCTTATAAGATGATAAAATTAACGGTCAAGTTGGGACTAAAACCTCTGGTCTTTTCATTCTTACCAGTGGTCTTTGGAATTTTCAATTCtacaaaggatttcattttacataaaaAGGTTCTAAGCCCTGAATTTAAACTGTTATTTCTGTCAAAGTGAAATATATTCCTACTATATAAAGAATATTCAGTATGCACTTGGACGTCCAAATCAAGATACgccctgttaactcagaactgaagccactcctgaagtccacctttcaaagatcagacaggcctataaaacaatcacacatgtgaggaacatgctccttagttcaatcaagtatacatgagaccaaatgggcaacacctactgaaagcaaagacaagaagacaggaagggacagaagtGGACAAATGGATATGTtgaacctgggatggaaagggatagtgctgacacactgcaggcattgcaaccaatgtcgcaaaaacaatttgcgtataaattttttaacgagaaactaatttgcactgtaaacttttacctaaagcacaataaaaagtaaaataattaatTTCTGCATCTTAGTTCACTTAACTGCAAAAAAGATTTTCAGTGGGAAATACGAGTTCACTTACGTAGATAAATCATCTCAGTAAAGGATAAGACAGATTGTCTTGACTATCCATGGCCATCTGGGCCCTCTTACCAATGTCAATTACCAGTAATCTATCAAGGAATAGGGCAAGAAATTAAGACTTTTGTCTTTGTGTATGCATGCAGCCAAAACTGGATGAAAATCACCTTTAGACTATTTCTTGATGCCATCCACTACCTCAATGCCTAACTCCTTTAATGTCCATCCATTTACCTAAGAGAGAGAACCTAACATCTTACTGGATGTAAATTTTAAGGAAAGAATTTTTAGATATCAATGTTATTAGAAGGCATTTTAGAAATACGTTTTTTTCTCCAACCTGCTCTTTCTTTATGGGTTTAAGACAGGTGTTTGAATTTAcctctcttttattttctgtagTCTTTCTGGATCTCTTGAAGGTGCACTTTTGGTTTTATCACTTTTTCCATCAGATGAATTCCAACCGGAAGGGATAATATCTACAGTAATCATGACATTGTCAGTCAAATGACTTCCAAGTGCTGGGGGGACTGCAAATCTGaataaagaaccaggaagaaCCCCAGTTATTCCTGCATTTCTTCCACTGTGAGCTGAATCTGATGTAGAGCCACCTGTGGCAGCACTGCCTGATGCTGCAGATGCTTGTGGTCGGCTGGCAGCAGCCCCAAGGGAATCATTCTGCGCTTCAAGGTGAACCACTTCATTAGCTTCTCTTCTAAAAATATGAGATCTAGATGGTATATCAGAGGCTGATATCCTTGAAGATTCGTCTCTTCCTTCTCGCCTCCTTCTAGAGAACAAGGGTGTGCATCTATTTCTAAGTGAGGAAGATAACCATGGTCCTGTATTTCTAGCTTCAGACTCTTGGTTAAAATTTTCTGAATCTGGTTCAGAGCTATGATTTTGACCAAGAGATGACAAACCCCATCTTCGCCTAAGAAATCGAAATCCCTGAGATGTTTCAGATCCCCTATTATCTGGAACTTCAGAACTTGATGCTGCATTACTACGAGACTGTGAAGATGTCAAGACTctaggagaaatataagaattctcAGAACTTAATGATCTTGTATTCAAGGAATCCTGACTAGATCTCCGTGAAAAAAAAGTAGATGACATACTAGAAGCTATGCGTGACAGCAATCTCCTGGTCGTACGCCTTCCTTCATTGTCAGAAGATTCTTGAAATGATCTTTGAGATGAAGCAACCCTTTCTGAACTGCTTATGGTCGGGCTATCACCTCTAtttgaaatataagaaaatcCAGGCTGTGTACTGCTTTGAGGAGGTTCCAATTCTCTTTGAGAAAAGTTTGATCTTAAAGAACTTCTGCTACAGTCCCTAGGACACGGTACGGACTGATGTTCAGAAGGCAGTTGATGGTTTGTGGATGATGTATTCAACTGTAAAGTGCTCAGTGAGTTCTCTTTTGGTCTCGCTCCCTGTGAATACGAAGAAGGAACTCTGTCTTGAACATCTATTTTTGAGAGGAAGGAAAGATAACCAATTACATGAAATAATCTGAGTATTATTAAACTTACATTTATTAATTACTAATTACTGCCAAAATGAAACACTGGATTCAAACTCAATACTGCTATAATTACACAGCTTAACTATtgttacagaaaaacaaaacaaaaataaatgtatttctttTCCTATTGTTAAAATCCAACACTGCTTGTGTAAAGTCAACattaaaatcaaacccattgccatcaggtcaattccgactcatagggaccctacaggacagagtagaaccatcccgtag includes:
- the MARCHF7 gene encoding E3 ubiquitin-protein ligase MARCHF7 isoform X1, yielding MESKPSRIPRRISVQPSSSLSGRMMSGSRGSSLNDTYHSRDSSFRLDSEYQSTSASASPFHSTWYNESEITQGARSRLQNQQQDHDSKRPKLSCTNCTSTSAGRNVGNGLNAVSDPSWRHSQVPRSSSMVLGSFGTDLRERRDLERRADSSISNLMDYSHRSADFTTSSYVQDRVPSSYSQGARPKENSLSTLQLNTSSTNHQLPSEHQSVPCPRDCSRSSLRSNFSQRELEPPQSSTQPGFSYISNRGDSPTISSSERVASSQRSFQESSDNEGRRTTRRLLSRIASSMSSTFFSRRSSQDSLNTRSLSSENSYISPRVLTSSQSRSNAASSSEVPDNRGSETSQGFRFLRRRWGLSSLGQNHSSEPDSENFNQESEARNTGPWLSSSLRNRCTPLFSRRRREGRDESSRISASDIPSRSHIFRREANEVVHLEAQNDSLGAAASRPQASAASGSAATGGSTSDSAHSGRNAGITGVLPGSLFRFAVPPALGSHLTDNVMITVDIIPSGWNSSDGKSDKTKSAPSRDPERLQKIKESLLLEDSEEEEGDLCRICQMAAASSSNLLIEPCKCTGSLQYVHQECMKKWLQAKINSGSSLEAVTTCELCKEKLQLNLEDFDIHELHRAHANEQAEYEFISSGLYLVVLLHLCEQSFSDMMGNTNEPSTRVRFINLARTLQAHMEDLETSEDDSEEDGDDNRTFDIA
- the MARCHF7 gene encoding E3 ubiquitin-protein ligase MARCHF7 isoform X2 is translated as MESKPSRIPRRISVQPSSSLSGRMMSGSRGSSLNDTYHSRDSSFRLDSEYQSTSASASPFHSTWYNESEITQGARSRLQNQQQDHDSKRPKLSCTNCTSTSAGRNVGNGLNAVSDPSWRHSQVPRSSSMVLGSFGTDLRERRDLERRADSSISNLMDYSHRSADFTTSSYVQDRVPSSYSQGARPKENSLSTLQLNTSSTNHQLPSEHQSVPCPRDCSRSSLRSNFSQRELEPPQSSTQPGFSYISNRGDSPTISSSERVASSQRSFQESSDNEGRRTTRRLLSRIASSMSSTFFSRRSSQDSLNTRSLSSENSYISPRVLTSSQSRSNAASSSEVPDNRGSETSQGFRFLRRRWGLSSLGQNHSSEPDSENFNQESEARNTGPWLSSSLRNRCTPLFSRRRREGRDESSRISASDIPSRSHIFRREANEVVHLEAQNDSLGAAASRPQASAASGSAATGGSTSDSAHSGRNAGITGVLPGSLFRFAVPPALGSHLTDNVMITVDIIPSGWNSSDGKSDKTKSAPSRDPERLQKIKESLLLEDSEEEEGDLCRICQMAAASSSNLLIEPCKCTGSLQYVHQECMKKWLQAKINSGSSLEAVTTCELCKEKLQLNLEDFDIHELHRAHANEQAEYEFISSGLYLVVLLHLCEQSFSDMMGNTNEPSTRVRLQRMIPKKMETITEHLILPSSFI